From the Nodularia sp. NIES-3585 genome, one window contains:
- a CDS encoding restriction endonuclease, with amino-acid sequence MTILTIEALCNEAALFSAAESRHPEPLLYGVTDGKAIGTYLEQKFRLYLKNKYDFVEGNSASGIDFPGLLVDVKVTSIKQPQSSCPFKSARQKIFGLGYALIIFVYDKTDQSINRTANLNILHTIYVSPERTADFQMTRGIRSILENEGNKDDLIAFMYDRNLPVDEIEASNIADEILLNPPLQGFLTISNALQWRLQYRRVIESAGEEAGIIAVYRAKE; translated from the coding sequence ATGACAATTTTGACTATAGAAGCCCTCTGTAATGAAGCTGCACTATTTTCAGCCGCCGAGTCTAGACACCCAGAACCTTTACTCTACGGCGTTACTGATGGGAAAGCAATCGGCACATATTTAGAGCAAAAATTTAGGCTTTATCTCAAAAATAAGTATGATTTTGTGGAGGGTAACTCAGCCAGTGGTATCGATTTTCCAGGGCTATTGGTTGATGTTAAGGTAACAAGCATTAAGCAGCCACAGTCATCTTGTCCTTTTAAATCTGCACGACAAAAAATTTTTGGGCTGGGATATGCGTTAATCATCTTTGTTTATGATAAGACAGACCAAAGTATAAACCGGACTGCAAATTTGAACATTCTACACACAATTTATGTAAGTCCAGAAAGGACGGCTGATTTTCAGATGACTCGTGGAATTCGCAGCATCTTGGAAAATGAAGGGAACAAAGATGATTTAATTGCTTTTATGTATGATCGAAATTTGCCTGTTGATGAAATTGAAGCATCTAATATCGCAGATGAAATATTGTTAAACCCTCCTTTGCAAGGATTTTTAACTATTTCTAACGCTTTACAATGGCGACTTCAATATAGAAGAGTTATTGAAAGTGCTGGAGAAGAAGCAGGTATAATTGCTGTTTACAGGGCTAAGGAATGA
- a CDS encoding SAM-dependent methyltransferase yields MIRTVDKAKVEYGDFQTPIELANKVCKKLIELGVCPDVIIEPTCGIGNFIQVASSLFKSTNKIMGVELNPDYLQEVKTKKLFLQDERIELENADFFQFDWLSYLNKLNGKLLVIGNFPWVTSSQQGSIGGENLPNKNNFQNYSGLDAITGKSNFDISEWMLIQAIQWLQGRDAYLAMLCKTSVSRKLLSYLYSHNLNLAECATYSIDTKQYFNASVEACLLFCKFDASSKNYYCDVFSSLESSESYKIGYRNNILIKDMSTFDQLSKLYDFRAETKWRSGIKHDCSNIMEFRKIDHTFMNKLGEIVDIEETYLFPLLKGSDVAQNRINSTERYVLVTQKFVSESTENIKCVAPKTWDYLESHGSYLDNRKSKIYKNQSRFSIFGVGLYTFKPWKIAICGLYKRLEFRLIGELMNKPVVFDDTVYFLSFDHEETAQKTFNLLTSLAAINYYSSLIFWDEKRPIKSSILNSLNLTALIEMDFKF; encoded by the coding sequence ATGATTCGCACTGTTGATAAAGCAAAAGTAGAATATGGAGACTTTCAAACACCCATAGAACTCGCTAACAAGGTATGTAAAAAGTTGATCGAACTGGGTGTATGTCCTGATGTGATCATTGAGCCAACTTGTGGAATAGGTAATTTTATTCAGGTAGCCTCAAGTTTGTTTAAATCAACGAACAAGATTATGGGAGTCGAACTGAACCCAGATTATTTACAAGAGGTGAAAACAAAAAAGCTATTCTTACAAGATGAAAGAATTGAGCTTGAAAATGCAGACTTTTTTCAATTTGATTGGTTATCTTATCTAAATAAATTAAATGGTAAACTCCTAGTCATTGGTAATTTTCCTTGGGTGACAAGTTCACAACAAGGAAGTATTGGTGGCGAAAACTTGCCCAATAAAAATAATTTTCAGAATTATAGCGGCTTAGATGCGATCACGGGTAAGAGTAACTTTGATATTTCAGAATGGATGCTAATTCAGGCTATCCAATGGCTACAGGGACGTGATGCTTACCTAGCAATGCTTTGTAAAACTTCTGTTTCCAGAAAGTTATTAAGTTACCTTTATTCTCATAATCTAAATCTAGCTGAGTGTGCAACTTATAGTATAGATACAAAACAGTATTTTAATGCTTCTGTTGAAGCCTGTCTATTATTCTGCAAATTCGATGCAAGTTCTAAAAACTATTACTGTGATGTATTCAGTAGTCTGGAAAGCTCAGAATCTTACAAAATAGGATATCGAAATAATATTCTCATCAAAGATATGTCTACTTTTGATCAACTGAGTAAATTGTATGATTTCAGGGCTGAAACAAAATGGCGTTCTGGCATTAAACATGATTGCTCAAACATCATGGAATTTCGTAAAATTGATCATACTTTTATGAATAAACTAGGAGAAATAGTTGATATTGAAGAAACCTATCTTTTTCCTTTGCTTAAAGGCTCTGATGTTGCTCAAAATCGCATCAACAGTACTGAGCGATATGTTCTAGTTACTCAAAAATTTGTGAGTGAATCGACTGAGAATATAAAATGTGTAGCTCCTAAGACTTGGGATTATCTAGAGTCTCATGGAAGTTACTTGGATAATCGCAAAAGTAAAATATACAAAAATCAATCCAGATTTTCTATTTTTGGGGTTGGTTTATATACTTTTAAACCTTGGAAAATAGCAATTTGTGGACTTTATAAGCGGTTAGAGTTTAGATTAATCGGCGAACTGATGAATAAACCTGTTGTTTTTGATGATACTGTTTACTTTCTCAGTTTTGATCATGAGGAAACAGCACAAAAGACTTTTAACCTTTTGACTTCTCTAGCAGCTATAAATTATTATTCATCTCTAATTTTTTGGGATGAAAAGCGCCCAATTAAGTCGAGCATCTTAAATAGCTTAAATCTGACAGCCT